In Cyanobacteria bacterium GSL.Bin1, the genomic window ACCTTGCGTGCGTTTCTCAATGGACGGATTGACTTAACCCAAGCCGAAAGCATTGCCGAGTTAGTGGGGGCAAAATCTCCCCAAGCGGGAGAAATGGCACTGGCGGGCTTACAGGGAAAGTTAGCCCAACCCATTCGAGAGTTACGCAGCACTTGCTTAGATATTTTGGCAGAAGTGGAAGCACGGGTGGATTTTGCCGATGAGTTACCCCCGCTGCCGGAAGGTGAGATTCAAAAGCAAGTGAAGGCGGTTCTCAAACAGGTTGAGTATTTCCTCGCGACGGCTGAACAAGGAGAATTGTTACGCACAGGAGTAAAAGTGGCAATTGTCGGACGTCCGAATGTGGGAAAATCCAGTTTGTTAAATGCTTGGAGTCGCAGCGATCGCGCCATTGTTACAGATTTACCGGGAACCACCCGCGATGTAGTCGAATCCAATTTAGTGGTCGGCGGAATTCCCGTAGAAGTCTTAGATACCGCAGGAATTCGGGAAACCGAGGATCAAGTCGAAAAAATTGGCGTTGCGCGATCGCGCAGTGCGGCCCAAAAAGCAGATTTGATTCTACACACTATTGAAGCCCAACTCGGGTGGACGCAAGAAGATGATCTCATTTATGACCAAGTGAAACATCGCCCCCTGATTCTGGTGATTAATAAAACCGATCTAACACCAGCCAGTGCGGTTCATTATCCGGATACAATCCAAACCACTGTGGCAACTGCAGTGACCCAATCGCAAGGCATTGAAGAATTAGAACAGGCAATTCTCAACTTAGTACACAAAGGTAATCTCAGTGCAGCCAATCGTGACTTTGCCATCAATCAACGGCAAGCGGCTGCCTTAACGCGGGCAAAAACGGCCTTACAGCACGTCCTTGAAACCATTGACCAACAACTCCCCTTTGACTTCTGGACAATTGATTTACGCAGTGCCATTCAAGCGTTGGGAGAAATTACGGGGGAAGAAGTGACCGAATCGATGCTTGATCGCATTTTTAGTCGCTTTTGTATTGGAAAATAGAGCGCAAAAAATAATAATTGATACTTTTGATGTTGATTAGTTTGATGTCTTTTGCCTTTATTGATAGTTATGGAAGTAAAGTTAATTTTTAAGGTAAACCAAAAACTGTTAAAATAAAATTAGTTAAAGTTGTAGAGAAAAATATGAGCTTTAATAGTTGGAAAAATTATCAAACATCTGCTTTTTGGGATTATATCATCTCCGAACACAATGAGCTAGAAGAAGAATTCTATCGTAAGCTAGCCGGAGAATGTCACAACAATGTAACTGAATTAGCGCGCTTAATTGAAGCAGATATCAAGAAAAATAAGCCAGATGTCTCAGGTTTTTATGCCGAAATACTTGATGTGGCAATTGAAGAAATTGATTTTGATCAAATTGCACAAGCCATTGTTGAAGATGTGAAAGAATATCTAGAGGAAGATAATGCCATTTCTTCTTAAATTTTTCAAGATTCTAAAAAATAGCGATTAATTTTGGAACGAGCATCTGCTAGCGAGAAACGATTTTTAGTTCAACGCGATTGCGCTGATTCAATAACTGCTGTAGGAAATGCTTTTTGCAGTGCGGGAAAGAAAGGAGAAGGATCTCTATCTTGCAGAGGATTTGCCCCTTTCCGGTTAAATTGATTCCAGCGAAAGGGGGCTTTTTGGGCGGCAGATAGCCAGAGTAAGCGTTTTGCCCGTGTGATCGCAACATAAAAAAGACGATATTCTTCTGCGGTTTGCAATTCTCCGGCTTTTTGCCAGGCCGTTGTGGGTTTATCCAACGTAATCGCTTCTCCTTGATACTCGCTGTGGACAATTTCGCGAATGCGCGATCGCGCTACCTCCGATAAG contains:
- the mnmE gene encoding tRNA uridine-5-carboxymethylaminomethyl(34) synthesis GTPase MnmE, translated to MQGDTIAAIATPVVPQQGSVGIVRLSGEEALSIAKTLFQAPGKQVWASHRILYGYVRHPETKKVVDEALLLIMQSPRSYTREDVVEFHCHGGMIPVQQVLQLCLEQGARLAQAGEFTLRAFLNGRIDLTQAESIAELVGAKSPQAGEMALAGLQGKLAQPIRELRSTCLDILAEVEARVDFADELPPLPEGEIQKQVKAVLKQVEYFLATAEQGELLRTGVKVAIVGRPNVGKSSLLNAWSRSDRAIVTDLPGTTRDVVESNLVVGGIPVEVLDTAGIRETEDQVEKIGVARSRSAAQKADLILHTIEAQLGWTQEDDLIYDQVKHRPLILVINKTDLTPASAVHYPDTIQTTVATAVTQSQGIEELEQAILNLVHKGNLSAANRDFAINQRQAAALTRAKTALQHVLETIDQQLPFDFWTIDLRSAIQALGEITGEEVTESMLDRIFSRFCIGK